One region of Hymenobacter sediminicola genomic DNA includes:
- the moeB gene encoding molybdopterin-synthase adenylyltransferase MoeB produces MLTTEERQRYRRHLQLPEIGESGQLRLKNARVLVVGAGGLGCPVLQYLAAAGVGTLGIVDADKVEMSNLQRQILYGPADVGQPKAAAAARAVQRLNPLVRTEVYSCRAMLGNVRELVAQYDVVVDGSDNFPTRYLLNDACVSLNRPLVSGAIYKFEGQVSVFNYQGGPTYRCLFPQPPAASEAPNCEDTGVLGVLPGLIGTAQATETLKVVLGIGELLVGRLWMLDALSFQTRILKFSRKPEQASINLDTANRADYADLCGAGISTVSAVELHELLESGHPPFLLDVREPEEFALTHLPGATLLPLSSLEKGMASIPRHHPVVVYCRSGRRSAQAIELLQNTYGFTNLQNLTGGMLAWQDTVEKAV; encoded by the coding sequence ATGCTTACTACGGAAGAACGCCAGCGCTACCGCCGCCACCTGCAGCTACCCGAAATAGGCGAGTCGGGCCAACTACGCCTGAAAAACGCCCGCGTGTTGGTGGTAGGCGCCGGCGGCCTAGGCTGTCCGGTACTGCAGTATCTGGCGGCTGCCGGCGTAGGCACGCTGGGCATCGTGGACGCGGATAAGGTGGAGATGAGCAATCTGCAGCGCCAGATTCTCTATGGACCAGCCGATGTAGGCCAACCCAAAGCCGCCGCCGCCGCCCGGGCTGTGCAGCGGCTCAACCCACTGGTTCGGACGGAAGTGTATAGCTGCCGTGCCATGCTGGGCAATGTGCGCGAGTTAGTAGCGCAGTATGATGTGGTGGTAGATGGCTCCGATAATTTCCCGACCCGCTACTTGCTCAACGATGCCTGCGTGAGCTTGAACCGGCCGCTGGTTTCGGGTGCCATCTACAAGTTTGAAGGGCAGGTGTCGGTGTTCAACTACCAGGGCGGGCCCACGTACCGCTGCCTGTTTCCGCAACCACCCGCTGCCAGCGAAGCCCCCAATTGTGAGGATACCGGCGTATTGGGCGTGCTGCCCGGCCTGATAGGTACGGCCCAGGCGACCGAAACACTGAAGGTAGTGTTAGGAATTGGGGAATTGCTGGTGGGACGACTCTGGATGCTGGATGCTTTATCGTTTCAGACTCGGATTCTGAAGTTTTCGCGCAAGCCGGAGCAGGCGTCCATCAACCTAGATACCGCCAACCGTGCCGATTACGCCGACTTGTGCGGCGCTGGGATTAGTACAGTATCGGCGGTGGAGCTGCACGAGCTGCTGGAATCGGGCCACCCGCCGTTTCTGCTGGATGTGCGTGAGCCGGAAGAATTTGCCCTGACGCACTTGCCGGGCGCTACGCTGTTGCCGCTGAGTAGCCTAGAAAAAGGAATGGCCTCTATTCCGCGGCACCATCCGGTGGTGGTGTACTGCCGCTCCGGCCGCCGCAGTGCCCAGGCCATCGAGCTGCTGCAGAATACGTATGGATTCACCAATCTGCAG
- the fdhD gene encoding formate dehydrogenase accessory sulfurtransferase FdhD, which yields MATPVFLPPTSYEYVTVQKVQGSEATEASDVLAAEEPLEIRVGYGPESQRQHRTLSVTMRTPGHDFELTAGFLLTEGIIRCREELQGIIYCPDVEKEEERENVVRAELNPASVPDLPRLERHFYTSSSCGVCGKTSIEAVHAASCPVLPAQGPYVATAVIHQLPERQRAAQALFEQTGGLHAAALFSPTGELLLLREDVGRHNALDKVIGAALLAGQLPLHNAVLLVSGRASFELVQKAAVAGIPVLAAVGAPSSLAVSAAHNFGMTLCGFVRQNRFNIYSHNWRITDEPELKPIG from the coding sequence GTGGCAACTCCCGTTTTTCTGCCTCCTACCAGCTACGAATACGTGACCGTGCAGAAAGTGCAGGGCTCAGAAGCTACGGAAGCCTCCGACGTGCTGGCCGCCGAAGAGCCGCTGGAAATTCGCGTTGGTTACGGCCCCGAGAGCCAGCGTCAGCACCGCACGCTGTCCGTCACGATGCGCACTCCTGGTCACGATTTTGAGCTGACGGCCGGATTCCTGCTCACCGAAGGTATTATTCGCTGCCGCGAAGAACTGCAGGGCATCATCTACTGCCCCGATGTAGAGAAGGAGGAGGAGCGCGAAAACGTGGTGCGTGCAGAACTCAATCCTGCTTCCGTGCCCGATTTGCCCCGGCTGGAACGTCATTTCTACACCAGCAGCAGCTGCGGCGTGTGCGGCAAAACCAGCATCGAGGCGGTGCACGCGGCCAGCTGCCCGGTTTTGCCTGCCCAGGGACCCTATGTAGCCACTGCCGTAATTCATCAGCTACCCGAGCGGCAGCGCGCGGCGCAGGCGTTGTTTGAGCAAACCGGTGGCCTGCATGCGGCCGCGCTGTTTTCGCCGACCGGCGAACTGCTGCTGCTGCGCGAAGACGTAGGCCGCCATAATGCTCTGGACAAAGTAATTGGGGCGGCGTTGCTGGCCGGGCAGTTGCCACTCCACAACGCGGTGCTGCTGGTCAGTGGCCGCGCCAGCTTCGAGTTGGTACAGAAAGCCGCCGTAGCGGGTATTCCGGTCCTGGCCGCTGTAGGCGCCCCCAGTTCCCTTGCTGTATCGGCTGCCCACAACTTCGGTATGACGCTCTGCGGCTTTGTGCGCCAAAACCGCTTCAACATCTACAGTCACAACTGGCGTATCACAGACGAACCGGAGCTAAAGCCGATAGGCTAA
- a CDS encoding DUF7009 family protein translates to MKLRLEDNTLRLRLSQEEVKEFGHAGQLHTVVPLGPAPTDTLTYTLERTADASLELRLAYTPGRITVQVPSVLSDEWTTTETISLRGSYPVAGNQVLHILVEKDLGCKH, encoded by the coding sequence ATGAAACTCCGCCTCGAAGACAACACCCTGCGCTTGCGTCTTTCTCAAGAAGAGGTAAAGGAGTTCGGCCACGCCGGCCAACTCCATACTGTAGTACCGCTTGGTCCTGCCCCCACCGATACGCTGACTTATACTCTAGAGCGGACAGCTGATGCTAGTTTGGAGCTGCGACTGGCTTATACGCCGGGCCGCATCACAGTTCAGGTGCCGTCTGTGCTATCTGATGAATGGACTACCACCGAAACCATCAGCCTGCGTGGCAGTTATCCAGTTGCCGGCAACCAAGTACTGCATATATTGGTAGAAAAGGACTTAGGCTGCAAGCATTAG